The following proteins are encoded in a genomic region of Maribacter hydrothermalis:
- a CDS encoding pyridoxine 5'-phosphate synthase, giving the protein MTKLSVNVNKIATLRNARGGNVPNLLKVSSDLEDFGAQGITIHPRPDERHIRYQDARDLKKVVKTEFNIEGNPISKFIDLVLEVKPEQVTLVPDSVNAITSNAGWNTVKFKDFLSEVIKTFKQAGIRTSIFVDPDTEMIKGAKAVGTDRIELYTESYAVNYALNKEKAITPFIKAANIANELGLGINAGHDLSLENIEYFAKNIPNLLEVSIGHALISEALYLGLDNVVNMYLHKLK; this is encoded by the coding sequence ATGACAAAACTTAGCGTTAACGTAAACAAAATAGCAACACTTAGAAATGCCCGGGGCGGAAATGTTCCTAATTTACTAAAGGTTTCGAGTGACCTAGAAGATTTTGGCGCACAAGGAATTACAATTCACCCAAGACCAGATGAACGTCATATCCGCTATCAAGATGCTAGGGATTTAAAAAAAGTGGTAAAAACTGAATTTAACATTGAAGGCAACCCTATTTCAAAGTTTATAGATTTAGTACTTGAAGTAAAGCCAGAACAAGTAACTCTAGTTCCAGACTCGGTAAATGCAATTACATCCAATGCCGGCTGGAATACGGTTAAGTTTAAAGATTTTTTAAGTGAAGTCATAAAAACCTTTAAACAAGCCGGCATACGAACTTCAATTTTTGTGGATCCAGATACTGAAATGATAAAAGGTGCTAAGGCCGTTGGTACTGACCGTATTGAATTATATACTGAAAGTTATGCTGTTAATTACGCACTAAATAAAGAAAAAGCCATTACCCCTTTTATAAAAGCGGCCAACATTGCTAACGAATTAGGACTTGGCATTAATGCCGGACATGATTTAAGTTTAGAAAATATTGAATATTTTGCAAAAAATATTCCTAATTTACTAGAAGTATCCATAGGACATGCCCTTATCAGCGAAGCGTTATATTTAGGACTTGATAATGTGGTAAATATGTATTTACACAAGTTAAAATGA
- a CDS encoding CBS domain-containing protein encodes MQIQEHIITNIPVFEIKATFEKILQFFQDTTYSHIAIVEEGRFLGVFSENDADVLLPETKIEEFRYELGSFFVRKDTNWLDVLEAFAKNEANLLPILNEKEEVEGYYDLTDIVAVFIDTPFFTDPGSILVVATGIKDYSFSEIAQIVESNNAKLIGGFITDTQNDIIQVTLKITAENYNKVVQTFRRYNYHILFGNSDDEFLEELKSRSDYLDKYLNV; translated from the coding sequence ATGCAGATTCAAGAACATATAATTACGAACATTCCGGTATTTGAAATAAAAGCGACTTTTGAAAAAATTTTACAATTTTTTCAAGATACCACGTATTCTCATATTGCTATTGTGGAAGAGGGTAGATTTTTAGGTGTTTTTTCTGAAAATGATGCTGATGTATTGCTTCCTGAAACTAAAATAGAAGAGTTTAGATATGAATTGGGTAGCTTTTTTGTTAGAAAAGATACAAATTGGTTAGATGTTTTAGAGGCATTCGCCAAAAACGAAGCTAATTTGTTACCCATTTTAAACGAAAAAGAAGAGGTTGAAGGCTATTACGATTTAACCGATATTGTAGCAGTCTTTATTGATACCCCATTTTTTACAGATCCAGGTAGCATTTTAGTAGTAGCTACAGGTATTAAAGATTATTCATTTAGCGAAATTGCTCAAATTGTAGAGAGTAATAATGCCAAGCTTATTGGTGGGTTTATTACAGATACCCAAAACGATATAATTCAAGTTACGCTAAAGATTACGGCCGAGAATTATAATAAGGTAGTACAAACATTTAGGCGATATAATTATCATATTCTTTTTGGTAATAGTGATGATGAATTTTTAGAAGAGCTTAAAAGTCGTTCAGATTATTTAGATAAATACCTTAATGTATAG
- a CDS encoding NAD kinase, producing the protein MKVAIYGQIYQDNAIEYLVELLDELRKVSAEVFIEKDFFELYSTLNYAVSYQTFTINKGLNSTFDMFVSFGGDGTILRATTFVKDLGIPIVGVNTGRLGFLSTFKKEDVRKVVKEFNEGAYTVVERSLVQLRTEKLDIEFGDLNFALNEITVSRKDTTSMITVETYLNNEYLTSYWADGLIVSTPTGSTGYSLSCGGPVIVPTAKSLVLTPIAPHNLNARPLVISDDTIIRLKVSGREENHLVSLDSRIASLENGEEITISKAPFTIKMIEYTSESFLKTLRNKLLWGEDRRN; encoded by the coding sequence ATGAAAGTAGCTATATATGGACAAATATACCAAGATAATGCTATTGAATATCTCGTAGAATTATTAGACGAGCTGAGAAAAGTGTCTGCCGAGGTTTTTATAGAAAAAGATTTTTTTGAACTTTATAGTACATTAAACTACGCTGTTTCTTACCAAACATTTACTATAAACAAGGGATTGAATTCAACTTTCGATATGTTTGTAAGTTTTGGTGGTGATGGAACTATTTTAAGAGCAACCACTTTTGTTAAGGATTTAGGTATTCCTATAGTTGGTGTCAACACCGGTAGGTTAGGTTTTCTTTCTACATTTAAAAAAGAAGATGTTAGGAAAGTCGTTAAAGAGTTTAACGAAGGAGCGTATACTGTCGTTGAACGAAGTTTGGTTCAATTAAGAACCGAAAAGCTAGATATCGAGTTTGGTGATTTAAATTTTGCCTTAAATGAAATTACTGTAAGTAGAAAAGACACCACCTCTATGATAACAGTAGAAACTTATTTAAATAATGAATACCTAACCTCTTATTGGGCAGACGGATTAATTGTCTCTACCCCAACAGGCTCAACCGGTTATTCATTAAGTTGTGGAGGCCCTGTAATTGTGCCAACTGCTAAATCTTTGGTATTGACGCCAATTGCACCGCATAACCTTAATGCAAGACCATTAGTGATTTCTGATGATACTATAATTCGATTAAAAGTATCTGGTAGAGAAGAAAATCATTTGGTGTCGTTAGATTCTAGAATTGCTTCATTAGAAAATGGAGAAGAAATTACCATTAGTAAAGCTCCTTTTACTATCAAAATGATTGAATATACGTCTGAAAGTTTTTTAAAGACCCTTAGAAATAAGCTACTTTGGGGTGAGGATAGACGAAATTGA
- the porG gene encoding type IX secretion system protein PorG, whose protein sequence is MRYTAFLILFFLLSSLQSQTYEVGVFAGGANTISDVGKTNYILPSDIAFGGLFKWNISKRYAWRGSLTYGQFTADDNKSSSTARQQRGYIVDNSILEGSVGLEFNFVEYNLHKLGPAFTPYLYTGLTYFRYDYQYFNGGVLQEIEQKDGSFAIPMTVGFKYRINQFLIFGGEIGARYTFTDNLDASNPEGSNFEEFQFGNIFSDDWYVFSGLTLTYTFGRKPCMDCFE, encoded by the coding sequence ATGCGTTACACAGCGTTTTTGATATTGTTTTTTTTGCTCTCAAGTCTACAATCTCAGACTTATGAAGTAGGTGTTTTTGCAGGTGGAGCTAATACTATTAGTGATGTTGGGAAGACAAACTACATTTTACCTTCAGATATCGCTTTTGGAGGATTGTTTAAATGGAATATTAGTAAAAGATATGCATGGAGAGGTAGTTTAACATATGGTCAGTTTACTGCAGATGACAATAAATCGAGCTCTACGGCTAGACAACAAAGAGGTTATATCGTAGATAATTCTATTTTAGAAGGTTCGGTTGGTTTGGAATTTAATTTCGTAGAATATAATTTGCACAAGCTTGGTCCAGCCTTTACACCATATTTATATACGGGTCTTACTTATTTTAGATACGATTATCAGTATTTTAATGGCGGTGTTTTGCAAGAAATTGAACAGAAAGATGGTAGTTTTGCAATACCAATGACTGTAGGCTTTAAGTATCGTATTAATCAGTTTCTTATTTTTGGGGGCGAAATAGGTGCTAGGTATACATTTACAGATAACCTGGATGCCAGTAACCCTGAAGGTTCAAACTTTGAAGAATTTCAATTTGGTAATATTTTTAGTGATGATTGGTATGTGTTTTCTGGGTTAACCTTGACCTATACTTTTGGTAGAAAACCATGTATGGATTGTTTTGAGTAA
- a CDS encoding isoprenyl transferase, which produces MSEVKDIDKHNVPKHLAIIMDGNGRWAKQRGKLRVFGHEHGVKTVRIVVEQCAQLGVDFLTLYTFSTENWNRPKVEVQTLMRLLVSSLKKELKTFNKNNIRLNTIGNIEALPSKAYKELTGVVDQTKQNTGMTLTLALSYGAREEMQSAIKAISTKVKNNIISIENIDETIINNHLYTHNLPDVDLLIRTSGEHRISNFLLWQIAYAELYFIDVFWPDFREYHLIEAIKNYQNRERRFGKTSEQLT; this is translated from the coding sequence ATGAGCGAAGTAAAAGATATCGATAAACACAATGTTCCCAAACACTTGGCTATTATCATGGACGGTAACGGTAGGTGGGCAAAGCAACGTGGCAAACTTAGGGTTTTTGGACATGAGCATGGTGTTAAAACTGTAAGAATAGTAGTTGAGCAATGTGCACAATTAGGAGTTGATTTCTTAACCCTTTACACTTTTTCAACCGAAAATTGGAATAGACCAAAAGTTGAAGTTCAAACGTTAATGCGTTTATTAGTGTCCTCTCTAAAGAAAGAACTTAAAACATTTAACAAAAATAATATTCGCTTAAACACAATAGGTAATATTGAAGCTTTACCTTCAAAAGCATATAAAGAATTGACTGGGGTTGTAGATCAAACCAAGCAAAATACAGGCATGACGCTCACCTTGGCTTTGAGCTATGGAGCAAGAGAAGAGATGCAGTCAGCTATAAAAGCAATTAGTACCAAAGTTAAAAATAATATAATTTCAATTGAAAATATTGATGAAACCATTATAAATAACCATCTTTACACGCATAATTTACCAGACGTAGACTTGCTTATCCGTACTAGTGGAGAACATCGGATCAGCAATTTTTTGTTATGGCAAATTGCATATGCAGAGTTATATTTTATTGATGTATTTTGGCCAGATTTTAGAGAATATCATTTAATAGAGGCCATAAAAAATTACCAGAACAGAGAACGAAGATTTGGAAAAACAAGCGAACAACTCACTTAA
- a CDS encoding BamA/OMP85 family outer membrane protein, whose product MTRFISLNHIFTTFLLLTTFFVAAQDATYEDGKTYILGGIDVTGLQSYNEQTVKTYTGLRVGQPITLPGEQISEVIKKLWGLELFSEIEFYITNIEENTVFLELNIIERPTLANVTFYGVKKGKIEGLIKDTDLKKGKKITESLISNSKNYIANKYKKQGFLNAQVNIATAKDTSDTNTENMVVNVKKGDKVKIRKIVFEGNEQLSDKKLRKALKSTKQKKLGRFWKKSKFIQDDYEDDLGLLVDKFAENGYRDARVISDSVIKIDENNIDLRIKVEEGDKYYFGNIDFVGNTVYTDRQLNQVLGIKKGDTYNGVLLRERIADNTKPDPTDVTSLYQNNGYLFSTINPVEMSAANDTIDFEIRIIEGKETFLNHVTVSGNDKTNDHVIYRELRTRPGQKYDKSDIIRSIRELGQLGFFDAEQITPDVLNANPNEGTVDLAWSLVESGSSQIELQGGYGGGGFIGTLGLSFSNFSIQNLFKGEKYKPVPMGDGQTFALRMQASRTFRVYSLNFSEPWLGGKKPVRFNLSLSRTQQFAASYGNNGNVEVSKDQQFSITGITAGLAKRVQWPDDFFTISHSLGYQLYDFRNYNIGLFNFGNGKANSLAYTFGISRNATEGGRIFPRGGSDFEITAKFTPPWSLFSNKDFRALKNRSEELDDKKNTEGLTTLENNELQDIDQERFRLLEYYKIKFKGDWYTTLVDKLVLKSNAEFGFLGSYNSAVGNVPFERFYVGGDGMGNFTLDGRDVVRLRGYDNQSITPYAEGATTPDGALIYNKFSLELRYPLTLKPSASIYGLAFLEGGNAFNNFQDFNPFQLKRSAGVGLRIFMPAFGLLGIDFGYGFDEDLKPQSAGQGPSGWQTHFIIGQQF is encoded by the coding sequence ATGACGAGGTTCATATCCTTGAACCACATTTTTACCACCTTTTTATTGTTAACTACCTTCTTTGTCGCCGCACAGGATGCTACCTATGAGGATGGTAAAACTTATATTCTTGGAGGTATAGATGTCACTGGACTTCAAAGTTATAATGAGCAAACGGTAAAAACGTACACAGGCCTTAGAGTAGGTCAACCAATTACCTTGCCTGGCGAGCAAATCAGTGAGGTGATTAAAAAGTTATGGGGACTAGAGCTATTTAGCGAAATTGAATTTTACATTACCAATATCGAAGAAAATACCGTTTTTTTAGAATTGAATATAATTGAACGTCCTACCTTGGCCAATGTTACTTTCTATGGGGTTAAAAAAGGAAAAATAGAAGGCTTAATTAAAGATACCGATTTAAAAAAGGGTAAAAAAATTACCGAAAGCCTTATTTCAAACTCTAAAAATTATATTGCTAATAAGTACAAGAAGCAAGGGTTTTTAAATGCCCAAGTTAATATTGCGACGGCTAAAGATACCTCAGATACAAATACTGAGAACATGGTGGTCAATGTTAAAAAAGGAGATAAAGTTAAAATTCGTAAAATAGTTTTTGAAGGTAATGAGCAATTAAGTGATAAAAAACTCCGCAAAGCTTTAAAGAGTACTAAACAGAAAAAGTTAGGTAGATTTTGGAAGAAATCTAAATTTATTCAAGATGATTACGAAGATGATTTAGGCTTATTAGTAGATAAGTTTGCCGAAAATGGTTACCGAGATGCTAGAGTTATTTCAGATTCTGTTATAAAAATAGATGAGAATAACATTGATCTAAGAATAAAAGTTGAAGAAGGTGATAAATATTACTTTGGTAATATAGATTTCGTTGGTAATACGGTGTATACGGATCGTCAACTAAACCAAGTTCTTGGTATTAAAAAAGGAGATACTTATAATGGCGTATTGTTAAGAGAGCGTATTGCTGACAATACTAAGCCCGACCCAACCGATGTAACTAGTTTGTATCAAAATAATGGATACTTATTTTCAACAATAAACCCTGTTGAAATGTCCGCTGCTAACGATACCATTGATTTCGAAATTAGAATTATAGAGGGTAAAGAAACTTTTTTGAATCATGTAACGGTTTCTGGTAATGATAAAACCAACGATCACGTTATTTATCGTGAGTTACGTACTAGACCTGGCCAAAAATATGATAAATCAGATATAATTAGAAGTATACGTGAATTAGGTCAACTAGGCTTTTTTGATGCGGAACAAATAACACCTGATGTTTTAAATGCCAACCCTAATGAAGGTACAGTTGATTTAGCTTGGAGTTTGGTAGAATCTGGATCTAGCCAAATAGAACTACAAGGTGGTTATGGTGGTGGTGGCTTCATTGGTACTTTAGGGCTTTCATTTAGTAACTTCTCTATTCAAAATCTATTTAAAGGAGAAAAATATAAGCCTGTTCCTATGGGTGACGGACAAACATTTGCACTACGTATGCAAGCCAGTAGAACTTTTAGGGTATACAGTTTAAACTTTTCTGAGCCTTGGCTGGGAGGTAAAAAACCAGTTCGTTTTAATCTAAGTTTATCCAGAACACAACAGTTTGCTGCATCTTATGGTAATAATGGTAATGTTGAGGTAAGTAAAGATCAACAATTCTCTATTACAGGTATAACCGCTGGTCTTGCCAAACGTGTGCAATGGCCAGATGATTTCTTTACCATATCACATTCATTGGGATACCAGTTATACGATTTTAGAAATTATAATATCGGACTCTTTAATTTCGGTAATGGTAAGGCAAATTCGTTGGCCTATACTTTTGGGATATCTAGAAACGCTACCGAAGGAGGGCGTATTTTTCCGAGAGGAGGTTCTGATTTTGAAATTACGGCAAAATTTACACCGCCATGGTCGTTATTTAGTAATAAAGATTTTAGAGCACTAAAGAATAGATCTGAAGAATTAGACGATAAAAAGAACACAGAAGGTTTAACAACTTTAGAAAATAATGAATTGCAAGATATCGATCAAGAACGATTTAGATTATTGGAGTATTATAAAATAAAATTTAAAGGTGATTGGTATACCACGCTAGTAGATAAATTGGTTTTGAAATCTAATGCGGAATTTGGTTTCTTAGGTAGCTATAATAGTGCGGTAGGTAATGTGCCTTTTGAGCGTTTTTATGTAGGTGGTGACGGTATGGGGAATTTTACCCTAGATGGTAGGGACGTAGTACGATTAAGAGGATATGACAACCAGTCTATTACGCCATATGCAGAAGGAGCTACTACACCAGATGGTGCCTTAATTTACAATAAGTTTTCTCTTGAACTACGTTATCCGTTAACATTAAAGCCTTCTGCATCTATTTATGGACTTGCATTTTTAGAAGGTGGTAATGCCTTCAACAATTTTCAAGACTTTAATCCGTTTCAATTAAAACGATCGGCCGGTGTGGGGCTGCGAATCTTTATGCCAGCATTTGGTTTGTTAGGTATCGATTTTGGTTACGGATTTGATGAGGATCTTAAACCACAATCTGCAGGACAGGGTCCTAGTGGATGGCAAACTCACTTCATTATTGGTCAGCAGTTTTAA
- a CDS encoding OmpH family outer membrane protein — MSLKTKVLLLVSVIFMTIGSYAQRGVRMAYVDMEYILENVDEYRDATEQLETKVQRWKVEVEQKQSVVAQMKKDLMAEKVLLTPELIAEREEEIQILEKEMIEYQQDRFGPQGDLVLQKRRLIQPIQDQVFNEVQKIGANKKYDFIFDKSADVVMLYSEKRHDISDLVLRDIARTRKVSKPSKKAEDRSRLDDFEGDDEPEEVSEALQERLDKATEAAEAREKTAADTKAEQLKLREERKKAYEERRKKLLEEREAKKQEKLKERNSDTEKDNNGTI, encoded by the coding sequence ATGAGTTTAAAAACAAAAGTTCTTTTATTAGTTTCTGTCATTTTTATGACTATAGGTAGTTACGCCCAAAGAGGAGTTAGAATGGCCTATGTAGATATGGAGTATATCTTGGAAAATGTAGATGAATATAGAGATGCAACAGAGCAGTTAGAGACAAAAGTTCAGCGTTGGAAAGTTGAAGTTGAGCAAAAGCAAAGCGTTGTTGCACAAATGAAGAAAGACCTAATGGCGGAAAAAGTATTATTGACGCCAGAATTAATAGCTGAACGTGAAGAGGAGATTCAAATTCTCGAAAAAGAAATGATCGAGTATCAACAAGACCGTTTTGGGCCTCAAGGAGATTTGGTTTTGCAAAAAAGAAGGCTAATACAGCCTATACAAGATCAGGTGTTTAATGAAGTACAGAAAATAGGTGCAAATAAAAAGTATGATTTTATTTTTGATAAATCTGCGGATGTTGTAATGTTGTATTCTGAAAAAAGACATGATATCAGCGATTTAGTTTTAAGGGACATTGCAAGGACTAGAAAAGTAAGCAAGCCTAGTAAAAAAGCTGAGGATAGAAGTAGATTAGATGATTTTGAAGGAGATGATGAGCCAGAAGAGGTTAGTGAAGCTTTACAGGAACGTTTAGATAAAGCTACTGAAGCTGCGGAAGCGCGAGAAAAAACAGCAGCAGATACGAAAGCAGAGCAGTTGAAATTAAGAGAAGAAAGAAAAAAGGCGTACGAAGAAAGAAGAAAAAAATTGCTAGAAGAACGAGAAGCTAAGAAGCAAGAAAAATTAAAGGAAAGAAATAGCGATACCGAAAAAGATAATAACGGTACTATTTAA
- a CDS encoding OmpH family outer membrane protein translates to MKQVKQIVIALFLLVATTSFVNAQSKVAHIDVTQLLSAMPEMKSAEAELKKLQETYNADIQASMTELRNKFTQYQNEAAAKSKEENDKRAVELQGYEKNIGEAQQAAQQEFQKKQAELFAPISEKAKAAIEKVAAAQGFDYVIDAQAGGGLIVAKGKDLLADVKKQLGF, encoded by the coding sequence ATGAAACAAGTAAAACAAATTGTGATAGCTTTATTCTTGTTAGTAGCAACAACAAGTTTTGTAAATGCCCAAAGTAAGGTAGCTCATATCGATGTTACTCAATTATTATCAGCAATGCCAGAAATGAAGTCTGCAGAAGCTGAACTTAAAAAATTGCAAGAAACTTATAATGCAGATATTCAGGCTTCAATGACCGAGTTGCGTAACAAGTTTACGCAATACCAAAATGAAGCAGCAGCTAAATCTAAAGAAGAAAATGATAAAAGAGCTGTGGAATTACAAGGGTATGAAAAGAATATAGGTGAAGCTCAACAAGCTGCACAACAAGAGTTTCAAAAGAAACAAGCAGAGTTATTTGCACCTATTTCAGAGAAAGCAAAAGCCGCTATCGAGAAAGTTGCCGCTGCACAAGGTTTTGACTACGTTATTGATGCGCAAGCAGGTGGTGGTCTTATAGTTGCAAAAGGTAAAGATCTTTTAGCTGATGTTAAGAAACAATTAGGTTTCTAA
- a CDS encoding glycosyltransferase family 2 protein: MDYYLVIPIHNEAAYLESNLSSIIKQTLLPKKVILVNDNSYDGSETIINKYCTENPIFQKLTIVSSTDHMPGRKVINAFNKGQALLDDNFDFIGKLDADIILPENYFEVIAMHFKNNTSIGICGGFIYEKNNSGDWVLNHPMDKDHVRGAIKTYSKSCFKAIGGLKNVMGWDTVDELLARFHGYIIQTDTSLKVKHLRPTGKAYNTKAKKLQGKAMYTMRYGFTITCIASLKMAWKNQSIKSFWNNMVGFLQASKNKTDYIVTEEEGIFIRRFRWRNISQKIKA, from the coding sequence ATGGATTATTATCTTGTAATACCGATACACAATGAAGCGGCTTATTTAGAAAGCAATTTAAGTAGCATAATCAAGCAAACCCTATTGCCCAAGAAAGTAATTCTCGTTAATGACAATTCCTATGATGGTTCAGAAACTATAATCAATAAGTATTGTACTGAGAATCCTATTTTTCAAAAATTGACTATTGTTTCTTCAACGGATCACATGCCTGGCCGCAAAGTGATAAATGCGTTTAACAAAGGACAGGCACTATTAGATGATAATTTTGATTTCATAGGTAAACTGGATGCCGATATTATACTACCTGAAAATTATTTTGAAGTTATTGCAATGCATTTCAAGAATAACACTAGTATTGGTATCTGTGGTGGGTTTATATATGAGAAAAACAATTCTGGAGATTGGGTTCTAAACCACCCAATGGACAAAGACCATGTACGAGGCGCCATTAAAACCTATTCTAAATCTTGTTTTAAAGCCATTGGCGGGCTAAAAAATGTCATGGGATGGGATACGGTAGATGAGCTTTTAGCAAGGTTTCATGGCTATATTATACAGACAGACACTTCTTTAAAGGTAAAACATTTAAGACCCACTGGAAAAGCCTATAATACAAAAGCCAAAAAATTACAAGGTAAAGCCATGTACACCATGAGATATGGCTTTACAATAACTTGTATTGCCTCATTAAAAATGGCATGGAAAAACCAATCTATAAAATCTTTTTGGAACAATATGGTTGGTTTTTTACAAGCTAGCAAAAACAAAACCGATTATATTGTTACCGAAGAAGAAGGTATTTTTATTAGAAGGTTCCGGTGGAGAAATATTAGTCAAAAAATTAAAGCATAA
- a CDS encoding methyltransferase produces the protein MYENSFPNKRYKHTLHFLRKHVAHNESILDLGVENPFTKIMVKDGYEVENTIGEDLDLDFSSVVHTDAEVVTAFEIFEHLLGPLHILSNIKSKKLVASIPLRLWFSPAYRSRTDKWDRHYHEFEDWQFNWLLEKAGWEIQDSQKWTNPVKKIGLRPLLRLFTPRYYIVYATRK, from the coding sequence ATGTACGAAAACAGTTTTCCTAATAAACGCTATAAACATACGCTACATTTTTTGCGTAAACATGTAGCCCATAATGAATCAATTTTAGATTTAGGTGTAGAAAATCCGTTTACCAAAATAATGGTAAAAGATGGGTATGAAGTAGAAAACACTATCGGTGAAGACCTAGATTTAGATTTTTCTTCTGTTGTACATACAGATGCCGAAGTGGTAACTGCTTTTGAGATTTTTGAACATTTACTAGGCCCATTACACATTTTATCTAACATTAAATCAAAAAAATTAGTAGCCAGTATACCATTAAGATTGTGGTTTTCTCCAGCATATAGAAGTAGAACAGATAAATGGGACAGGCACTACCATGAATTTGAAGATTGGCAATTTAATTGGTTGTTGGAAAAAGCCGGATGGGAAATACAGGATTCACAAAAATGGACAAACCCCGTTAAGAAAATTGGCTTAAGACCTCTTCTAAGATTATTTACCCCTAGATATTATATCGTTTACGCCACAAGAAAATAG
- a CDS encoding 3-oxoacyl-ACP synthase III family protein, which translates to MSISITGTGSYIPSLKITNKDFNNHKFLNLDGSTFNHDNDVIIEKFKAITGIEERRYATKEHKTSNLAFFAAEKAIENAQVDKETLDYIIVAHNFGDLTYGHTQGDTLPSLATRVKHQLQIKNPKCVAYDLIFGCPGWLEGMIQANAFIKSGIATKCLVIGAETLSRVVDDFDRDSMIYSDGAGAAIVEKTEDGGEIIAHDSATFTVDEASYLFFGKTYNKEIDDDNYYIKMFGRKIYEFAVTHVPKAMATCLDESGVNIDEVKKIFIHQANEKMDEAIIKRFYKLYKKDMPEGIMPMSISKLGNSSVATIPTLFDLVKQGKLENQEIKKGDVVIFASVGAGMNVNAMVYRI; encoded by the coding sequence ATGAGTATATCTATTACGGGAACAGGAAGCTATATTCCTAGTTTAAAAATCACCAATAAAGACTTCAATAACCATAAATTTCTAAACTTAGACGGCAGCACTTTCAATCATGATAACGATGTCATTATTGAAAAATTTAAAGCTATAACCGGTATTGAAGAAAGAAGATATGCTACAAAAGAACACAAAACCTCTAATCTTGCTTTTTTTGCTGCAGAAAAGGCCATTGAAAATGCGCAAGTAGACAAAGAAACATTAGACTATATTATCGTAGCCCATAATTTTGGAGACCTAACCTACGGTCATACCCAGGGAGATACATTACCAAGTTTAGCAACAAGGGTTAAACATCAACTACAAATAAAGAACCCAAAATGTGTAGCATACGATTTAATTTTTGGCTGCCCAGGTTGGCTTGAAGGTATGATACAAGCAAATGCTTTTATAAAAAGTGGTATAGCTACTAAATGTTTGGTAATAGGTGCTGAAACATTGTCAAGAGTAGTTGATGATTTTGATCGCGATTCTATGATTTATTCTGATGGAGCTGGCGCAGCAATTGTAGAAAAAACAGAGGACGGTGGTGAAATTATAGCACATGACTCCGCCACGTTTACCGTAGACGAAGCAAGCTATCTATTTTTTGGGAAAACCTACAATAAAGAAATAGATGATGACAATTACTATATAAAAATGTTCGGCAGAAAAATTTATGAGTTTGCCGTAACGCATGTACCAAAAGCAATGGCAACTTGTTTAGATGAAAGTGGTGTAAATATTGATGAAGTAAAAAAAATATTTATACATCAGGCCAATGAAAAAATGGACGAAGCAATTATTAAGCGCTTTTACAAGCTATACAAAAAAGACATGCCAGAAGGCATTATGCCTATGAGTATATCAAAATTAGGTAATAGTTCTGTAGCCACCATACCTACTTTATTTGACCTGGTAAAACAAGGTAAATTAGAAAATCAAGAAATTAAAAAGGGAGATGTTGTTATCTTTGCAAGTGTTGGCGCCGGAATGAACGTCAATGCAATGGTATACAGAATCTAA